Within Dreissena polymorpha isolate Duluth1 chromosome 13, UMN_Dpol_1.0, whole genome shotgun sequence, the genomic segment ATGTACCCGAGAGAGAAACATAGGCACTTCTTATAACAtgatacaacatatatataaagATCGCAAATTGCCCTGGGTGAAATAATACTTTTTGATACTCAAAAACATTTGGACAAAACTAAAACAACTTAAATTTTGTAATCAAACATCACTGCCTAttaaatttgtatatttgtaCAATAGAAAGGCTTAACATTGGAAATTGCTTCAAGACATTCCATCAGATCATGAAAACtgatcaatataatttatattgggtCAACAGCATTCATGACGCTTCAAAAGTGTGCATTTTAAATCCTCCAGTTAAACGTCAACATTTATTGTTCATATACTAGTTTTCGTAATTATTTCAACGTGTCAAGCATCATGGGTAAATAAAGCAGAAAAATATAACACAGACGGCAGATCACTACACAAACCCCTACTGGGAAATGTGGCTGAAGACTGGTAGCCTGAAGTTCTTCCCCACCTCCATTGGCGACCCACACGTGGACATGCTGGAGCTGTTGCTTGTTCCAAAGCTGCTGAAGCTACCCACGCTTTCACCAGATATCGAGTCCGGGGGTGACGTAGGGGCGTTGGAGAAAAAGGAAGCACTCCATTCGCGGTCATTCCATACGGACTTGTTTGTTTGATTGTTCAAGTTAAGAAGGGCACCAAAATGCTGGGCGAGCGAATCTACACTGCTGACAGTTTGAATGTTTAAAGGTGAGAGATCAAAGCCAAACTCTGGCATTAAACTGCTGCTGAACACATTACTATTTGTAGAATTATCAAAATTGAGCGAATTGTTCAAAGGCAAACCGAGTCCCGAGTTTAACAAGTCCTCCCCGAAGAACACTGGGCTCAGCGAAGGGCTCTCACTGCCCACACTCGATGGGGGCGACGATTCTGCCGACGACCCGAGTGAACCTGTGAAGCTGGAATTGAAGTTGATAGACGTTGGACGCTGGACCGTGGGTGGTGGCGACTGGCTCAAACTCGGCGGCGAAATGTGCTGGAAATATTGCTGCGTGGCCAGATGCGATTGCTGTACGTTGTGCGCTGCGGTAATTCTGTTGTTCTGTTCGTTTGCCTTACTGACGGACTCGTCATTGTGAACGAAGTTGCACCTAGGCCCGTACGGGCAGAATCCCTTTGAGTGGAATGTGCGGCATAATTCCGTTTTGTACTTTGGGTGCCGCTGCAACGACTTCAGTTCGTGAGCACCGTGAGCGAATTGACATTTGTCTGCGTATTTGCAATGACCGTTTTCTTCGAAAGGCCTACAGAGTTCGGTCTTGTACCGACTGGAATTAACGGGCTGTTTTTGCTGAGTGTTCAAGTTCGTGTTGTTGTTTAACAGCCTCTCACACGGTTCACTGTATGATCTATCCAACTTTTTATGCTCACTCAATCCAGTCTGGTTATCCATAATCACAGTTGCGTTCGCAGGCACTGGTGTAAAATTTCCCACGGAGAAATTCCGATTTCGTTGCACATTTATCGCAGCACCAAGAGTGTTTCTGCGTTCAGcacactgctgctgctgctgtcgtaACATGTTCTGTAAatagacaaaaaagaacaaaataaatataaattgtcaCACTTGTACACAATAAAGTTAACAATCAACACGTCTCAATAATTTATCAATTTGAGTAGCACTTAAACTTGACAATTCATTTAAAAACTGATACAATTATGGTAAACATATCTTTTAACATAATTGTACAATTACACGCATTTAACGTTTCACATGTTCAGAAAGTAAATCTATACATGTTGCAGTTTCTGACTAAAATTTCAAAACACGTTCTTCCCTAATTCACACGACTTAACTGTTCAAATTTATAACTGCATAAAATATTGCTCAATTCGTAACTAACCTGTCGTAAGACAAAATCTCCAATGTCACCAAGAAACTGTGTCGGCACGAATGCTGAAGACATTTCGTCAGCCTTAAATCCAAATaatactgttaattttcactgttcagTTTAACGGTCGTTTCTGTTTGGAGTGTAATCCTTGTTTGATACATACTGCAGGTTGCCCGTTCATATAATCACTGAGAGATGGTAGGCGGAGCTTAGACTTGTTTACTTCGCACACAGCGGTCCAATAAGCTGCCAATCACGCTATCGAGCATTTTCCAGCGTTCTGATTGGCTGAAAGGTATCGTCGCTGTTTGCTTTGATAGTAGTGTGTGTTTGACAAGCGAACATTGCACATGTACTGTGTAATGGTTTGAAACGTACAAAATCAACAAAGTAAACTGGAGTTTTCAATATTTGGCAACTAAATAACCGAAATGAATATCAAAGATAAATCCAGACAGTTTTAAATATGTCTTTAAGAATAAATTTGTTGGTATTTATGCAGTTCATATATAAACTAGCGTGTAAACGTGAAAGGCCACTATCTATAGTTTACAGACACAGTACGTCATATAATGGTTGAACTTATATTTATTCAGTGTGGACTCTTTAAGTATATCCATTTGTGCTTCGTTAAAATAAAAGTTTCTACCACGTGTTGCCAAATGAAAGCTCTGGGTGCCCATTTCCCGCTTTCCGACTTTCCCGCCAATTCGCAAGGGGAAAAGAATTAACATACCCACGTGCTCACTTCGGGGTCAACTTGCTTCTCGTTTCGCTCGCTTGCAATACACAAAAGCTTCGTGGCGGTAAACAAGCTATCCGGTATTGAGAAATATGGAGTTGTTTGTGACCGAATTAAAAATTCAGGGATTTCGGGTTTTCAGATTACGTGTATGAGATATTAAAAGTACTCAGAGAAAACTAGCCGTAAATTGTTTACTGAAAATCAGTTTTACAAATGACACGGGTTTCATTGAATTGAAAGACACGAATGATTGATCACAATTTTAAATGATAGCTGACGTAATTATCAAAACGCTTCATTGCCCTCTACGCGTGACGTGATTCAAATAGTTGTTTAAATTAGCAATTGGTCAGATATGTAGTACGATTAAAACAACATCATATGACATACATGTCGCAATGAACATTTGACAACAATCCCATGTTAACCTTTTACAACAGATTCGTAATGTGAATACATGAAGCAAAACGATGAATTAACGTGACCCGCCCAACTCCACCAACCCAGGATCCCAATCCCTTCTGTACCCCCAATCCCTTCTGTACCACTAATATCATCCGGGTTTTTTTCTCTGCAAGTGATTATCAAATATCTTTTTTGTCAAGAAAGCTTTTGCTTGGCTTGCGTTGAAATCCGCACTTAATTCATTAATTAAGCAAGCATTACTATCACTAGCGCAGGGTTTTAATCAACGAAACAAAAGCTTTCCAGCCATGTGTCGTTTTTCAACGTAAACAACTGCgacaaaagttaacaaaaaataatgattgtttcCAGCATTGGTGTCGTGTAAGTTTGTTATCTTATTCCTGGGGCATGGGAAAGGTCAATGCGAAAGTCAAAGGGAGACGATTTGTAAATTTAATTTACGACCATGTAAGTTATGAAGGCCGTAGAAGTTGTCGTCCATGTTTCGTTACCGATATTTTTATACGAAACAGCACACttaattgttttgtgtgtttactTGTAAACAGGTGAATGAATGCGTCTGGAATGAATTAAGCACATACatactattattttttgttaatgtgaTGATTAACTCGATTGTAAGTATACATAGCAAAGTTGTGAGaaaagcaatatacatgtacatagttttGTTAAGGAGTTATTAAGTATTCCCGAACCAATGTTGaacattaaatgtaaatgtgACGTTCTTtagcttttttaatttttgttgaaACTCTACGATTTGATATATAATTTATCTGGATGTTGATTTTTTACCTTTTTAATAAGGCCGtccttgaatttttttttaaataaggaaaGTGTAAGGGAGACTACCTCGTTTAAATTTTGCCCATATATGGTAATGGGTTATCCTCCGATGGGAATGTGACACTTCGCATGGCAGGTGTATGGAAAATGTCGATCTAACGCTCAAGATTGGCATGTACCACTAAACATGCAACAACATTATTAGGCGATTGGTTCCATGGAGTGATAATCTATCAGGATTAAAGATACAGAATATGATATCGAAAGATAGCGCGCTAGTATCGCAACGTGGTATCGAACTAATCGCTGCCATGTACTTCGGATAAAAACATTGGGTATGACATTTATCCCCCAGTGTAAAAATACAATACGTAAATTCGGCGCAAGAATAGGCTactaaattcataaaataaacacGAATGTTGAGCTGTAAGCAACTAATATCAAACAAAAACAGGAAATCTGCGACAACATCAGATAAAATTACGGGAAAAGAAGGCTTTCTGTTGCTATTGTTTTGTCTGCTGTTGATAAATTGAGGTTGGATTACGAACGGACGATGACATGGAAcactaacaaaaaaatataacacgGAATAAAATGTAATATTGCATCCAAAATTTTACAGTAACTCTCATTActgaaatggtatttttagttgtATAATGTAAAATTATAAACGTTTTATCAGTAAAGAACCACACTATACACAATggtaacattattttttcataaataaatgtcatttaattCTGTCATCAATCTCAGGTGAGTATTTGATCATTATTTTTATGTCAATGGCCAATTTAGGGCGTATCATTAATGCATCCGTTAATTTGTCCATAATTTAAATGTTCATTTCCTAATCGTACAATTCATCTAAGGCTTGCGCTTTGATGCTAGGTTTATTGTTAATTATACATCGCagtcatatattttatttccgtTGCACACTTTTTTATCTAatctattttttcttttttagatCACTTGCTAATTTTTACTCATAATATTTTTATCAAGCATGGAAGTACCAATTCACAAGCGATGTGCTAATTTATAAGCTATGGAAGTTACATATAATTGTTTAATCCTTGTTACCAATacaatgaattaaaattaattaataatgtcCCTTGAACGAGTACAGTTTTATGACAGTTTTTTGCAATCACCGGTCGTAATAGCGGACGAACGTATGACACGTTGGTATTTGATGAACATATGGTATATTTATTTGACACCTCAACGTTTTCTACAGCCAGTCAAAATCGTGAGCAAGACGCTTGTCAAATTTACTTAAGTTAAATGCAATTTAGGCGAGatgtattttgaatgaaattccACATGTTGTTTTCGGATGACacagttgacattttttgcttgtgtgtctctgcatgaaaactacatctaaatgacatacatttttgtttaaacccATGGAATTAGAATATTtttattctaaggtaaatatgttaaatattcgCATTTTAATTACGTCTATACGTTCACTATAAATTCTCGTATTTTCatccatatataaataaaattgatgtattttttattcaTGATTTGCGTATGTACATATGCTGGAATCAAAGTTGATCCAAATAACATTTTTGTCGAAAAAAGAACAGTTCTAAAAAATACAAACTCTAGTATGCACCGAGTGTTCGTGTCATTTATGCATCGATATAatacttttagaaaataatttttaagtaaTATGTATACATCAAAACATATGTAAATTAAGATaatattaaaacgttttttttttgttctgaGCATCAGAAAATTGCTATAAAATTGTTAGATGCATTTCTTAGATAAACTAGTGTCTCAGTCGAGCGTATAATATGCAATAAGTCATCACAAAGACGTGCATTTATTGAATGATTACatttaaactgtttaaatataacataaatgctTTCTTTTGTCACCATAACacatcttttatttcattccaataCGACTCTGTTATCGTTTTATCGGTTTGCCAGTCGTTATAATTGGCGGCAAAACTTCAAACGGTTTTCGCGTGTTTCTTTATCGATAAGGTAAAAAATATGCGAATCAGACAATTGCTATACAAACGagcaataaatgtaatattttataaaaacaacactTCTCAATGTTGTGTTCATATTACATTAGCATGAAACGCTGATGCGAGAATTTGTTTCAATCGAATTCCTATAACGTTATCGCCC encodes:
- the LOC127855804 gene encoding mRNA decay activator protein ZFP36L1-like produces the protein MSSAFVPTQFLGDIGDFVLRQNMLRQQQQQCAERRNTLGAAINVQRNRNFSVGNFTPVPANATVIMDNQTGLSEHKKLDRSYSEPCERLLNNNTNLNTQQKQPVNSSRYKTELCRPFEENGHCKYADKCQFAHGAHELKSLQRHPKYKTELCRTFHSKGFCPYGPRCNFVHNDESVSKANEQNNRITAAHNVQQSHLATQQYFQHISPPSLSQSPPPTVQRPTSINFNSSFTGSLGSSAESSPPSSVGSESPSLSPVFFGEDLLNSGLGLPLNNSLNFDNSTNSNVFSSSLMPEFGFDLSPLNIQTVSSVDSLAQHFGALLNLNNQTNKSVWNDREWSASFFSNAPTSPPDSISGESVGSFSSFGTSNSSSMSTCGSPMEVGKNFRLPVFSHISQ